A DNA window from Microcystis aeruginosa NIES-843 contains the following coding sequences:
- a CDS encoding LOG family protein — MENSYSQLTEDLLKLVQHLPHLKDGKWIQRALEAIVRIAEEEIDRLDWKILTYAIEDLEKGFQVFYPYRHIRKLTIFGSARIKPDSSEYRLAVDFARCISQYGFMVLTGAGGGIMQAGNEGAGRENSFGLNIQLPFEQGANPYIINDAKLIDFKYFFTRKLFFLRESDAVALFPGGFGTQDEAFETLTLCQTGKYGPAPLVLIDEPDGDYWQTWQEQISENLQKRGLISAEDRNFYTITNDLDHACQTIRHFYRVYHSSRFVGESFVIRLNHELSGEQIEQINQNFGDILVKGKIAPSQILERENRDSTHHLPRLVFYFNGKSYGRLYQLIDHINDLSPVVALEEHPERK, encoded by the coding sequence ATGGAAAATTCCTATTCTCAATTAACCGAAGACTTGCTGAAATTGGTGCAACATTTACCCCACTTGAAAGATGGTAAATGGATTCAAAGAGCTCTGGAAGCAATAGTCAGAATTGCCGAGGAGGAAATCGATCGCCTGGATTGGAAAATTTTAACCTACGCGATCGAAGATCTAGAAAAGGGATTTCAGGTATTTTACCCCTACCGTCACATTCGTAAACTTACCATTTTTGGCTCGGCACGCATCAAACCCGACAGCAGTGAATACCGTCTGGCAGTGGACTTCGCTCGCTGTATTAGTCAATACGGTTTTATGGTGTTAACCGGTGCTGGGGGTGGTATCATGCAAGCAGGGAATGAAGGCGCTGGACGGGAAAATTCCTTCGGATTAAATATTCAGCTACCCTTTGAACAGGGAGCTAATCCGTATATCATAAATGATGCCAAATTAATCGATTTTAAATATTTCTTTACCAGAAAACTATTTTTTCTGCGGGAAAGTGACGCAGTAGCTTTATTCCCCGGTGGTTTCGGCACCCAAGATGAGGCCTTTGAGACGCTTACCCTCTGTCAAACCGGTAAATACGGACCTGCACCCCTAGTATTAATTGATGAGCCTGATGGGGATTACTGGCAAACTTGGCAAGAACAAATTAGTGAAAATCTGCAAAAAAGAGGACTGATATCCGCCGAAGATCGGAATTTTTATACAATTACCAACGATCTAGACCACGCTTGTCAAACAATTCGCCACTTTTATCGGGTGTATCACTCCAGCCGTTTTGTGGGAGAATCCTTTGTTATTCGTCTTAACCACGAACTAAGCGGGGAACAGATCGAACAAATTAACCAAAACTTCGGCGATATCCTAGTTAAGGGGAAAATCGCACCTAGTCAAATTCTAGAACGAGAGAATCGGGATTCCACCCACCATTTACCTCGTCTAGTTTTTTACTTTAACGGCAAGAGTTACGGACGCTTGTATCAGTTAATTGATCACATCAACGATTTAAGTCCTGTAGTTGCCCTAGAAGAGCATCCCGAGAGAAAATAA
- a CDS encoding tetratricopeptide repeat protein translates to MLRFSLSLWLCLIATSLPLLAQTETPAPNPLETPLKSPLLPAIDRPLTPLERRQLLLYIDQRDAEAQAKYDAGLNEEAFPIWYEVIKLNRYLGAKEEVKSLGKVGLAAWNRDRTEDVKLITARLKALQQTAETNQTMDGELLALLGTSYEQVRAFNEAIIIYDKILANARQSRDNVAVEATLNKLGQIHLSRFDYQKAAPVYEELLTISKAQNNSLTQGIYLQRLAEIYRESLQPANAVKIKEEIAETQIRNQQIQLIPALKIQIGLDYQALKDANKASQNFQEAYSLAFALQQYGSAGEALNKLAELYKSYQQVDYALQIYQELIKVHELGYNYYGLMNTYDQIGQIYLERKNYPQALLAFQKGAELAQAIRYREQYFQTQITQVNQAINNPEQ, encoded by the coding sequence ATGCTACGTTTTTCTCTCAGTTTATGGCTCTGTTTGATCGCTACTTCCCTTCCTCTCCTAGCACAAACAGAAACCCCTGCACCCAATCCCCTCGAAACTCCCCTAAAAAGTCCTTTATTACCCGCAATCGATCGCCCTTTAACTCCCTTGGAGCGTCGTCAACTGTTATTATACATCGATCAACGCGATGCTGAAGCTCAAGCTAAATACGATGCGGGATTAAATGAGGAAGCTTTTCCTATCTGGTATGAAGTGATTAAATTAAATCGTTATTTAGGAGCAAAAGAAGAAGTAAAATCTTTGGGAAAAGTGGGGTTAGCAGCTTGGAATCGAGATCGAACCGAGGATGTTAAATTAATTACTGCTCGTTTAAAAGCTCTGCAACAAACTGCGGAAACTAACCAGACAATGGACGGGGAATTATTAGCATTACTAGGTACATCCTATGAACAGGTACGAGCTTTTAATGAGGCGATAATTATCTATGATAAAATCCTAGCTAATGCCAGACAATCCCGGGATAATGTGGCAGTAGAAGCCACTTTAAATAAACTTGGTCAAATTCATTTATCCCGTTTTGATTATCAAAAAGCAGCCCCAGTCTATGAGGAATTATTAACTATTTCTAAGGCGCAGAATAATTCTTTAACTCAAGGAATTTATTTGCAAAGACTAGCAGAAATTTATCGAGAATCTTTGCAACCAGCTAACGCCGTGAAAATTAAAGAAGAAATAGCTGAAACCCAGATCAGAAATCAGCAAATACAGTTAATCCCCGCTCTAAAAATTCAAATTGGTTTAGATTACCAAGCTTTAAAAGATGCAAATAAAGCCAGCCAAAACTTTCAAGAAGCCTATTCTCTCGCTTTTGCTTTACAACAGTACGGCAGCGCAGGAGAAGCTTTAAATAAGTTGGCCGAACTCTATAAAAGTTATCAACAGGTGGATTATGCTTTACAAATCTATCAAGAATTAATTAAAGTCCATGAATTGGGTTATAATTACTACGGTTTAATGAATACCTACGATCAAATCGGTCAAATTTATCTAGAGAGAAAAAATTATCCCCAAGCTTTACTCGCTTTCCAAAAAGGTGCGGAATTAGCCCAAGCTATCCGTTATCGTGAACAATATTTTCAAACCCAAATCACCCAAGTTAATCAAGCAATAAATAATCCTGAACAGTGA
- a CDS encoding esterase-like activity of phytase family protein: MIDRFYKRLTAENLRFPILGLIASLIVTFSLGACGVSPQVLAEQRMFLPLSVEFLGEYQLPQADYQGTRVGGLSAITYDRANNRFYLLSDDRSQKAPARFYRASLQINGEKIEKVNLEAVTFLKDGKGETFKKGSIDPEGIAFSPRQTLFISSEGAVKQGIAPFIAEFDLQGQLKESLLIPNRFLPDDSNQKGIQDNLGFESLTLGITSTLKDDPFRLFTATESALIQDSPTGKRAENLRVRLLHYVIDPIGAPVLVSEQLYVLDEPPSGARYYGLTELLALEKEGYFLSLERTFGLEGFGAKLFQVVNGSATDTSKIARIPGELEALQVQPLRKKLLLDLGTLGIDLDNLEGMTLGPRLADGSRSLILVSDDNFNPNQVNQFLLFRLKEK, translated from the coding sequence GTGATCGATCGATTCTATAAGAGACTGACTGCCGAAAATTTGCGTTTCCCAATTTTGGGTTTAATTGCTAGTTTGATTGTAACCTTTAGTCTGGGGGCCTGTGGTGTCTCCCCGCAAGTTTTAGCAGAACAACGAATGTTTCTACCCCTCTCGGTCGAGTTTTTGGGAGAATATCAATTGCCACAAGCGGATTATCAAGGGACAAGGGTGGGGGGATTATCGGCAATTACCTATGATCGTGCCAATAACCGCTTTTATCTCCTCAGTGATGATCGTTCTCAGAAAGCTCCGGCCCGCTTTTATCGAGCTAGTTTGCAGATAAATGGTGAAAAAATCGAAAAAGTGAATTTAGAGGCAGTCACGTTCCTAAAAGATGGCAAGGGAGAAACGTTTAAAAAGGGATCGATCGACCCGGAAGGTATCGCTTTTTCGCCCCGACAAACTTTGTTTATTTCCAGTGAAGGTGCGGTTAAACAGGGAATTGCTCCTTTTATTGCTGAATTTGATTTGCAGGGACAATTAAAGGAGTCTTTGTTAATTCCTAATCGCTTTTTACCAGATGATAGCAATCAAAAAGGAATACAGGATAATTTAGGGTTTGAATCCTTAACTTTAGGGATTACCAGCACTCTCAAAGACGATCCTTTTCGTTTGTTTACTGCCACAGAAAGCGCGTTAATTCAAGATAGTCCCACGGGAAAAAGAGCAGAAAATCTCAGAGTGCGACTTCTTCATTATGTGATCGATCCGATTGGTGCGCCTGTGTTAGTATCAGAACAATTGTATGTGTTAGATGAGCCACCCAGTGGTGCGAGATACTACGGTTTAACGGAATTATTAGCTTTAGAAAAAGAGGGTTATTTTCTCAGTTTAGAGCGAACTTTTGGTTTAGAAGGTTTTGGAGCGAAACTATTTCAGGTAGTTAATGGGAGTGCCACTGATACCTCGAAAATTGCTCGGATACCGGGAGAATTAGAAGCTTTACAGGTGCAACCCTTGCGGAAAAAATTATTACTAGATTTAGGGACTTTGGGGATTGATTTAGATAATTTGGAAGGAATGACCCTCGGTCCAAGATTAGCTGATGGCAGTCGCTCTTTGATTTTAGTCAGTGATGATAATTTTAATCCGAATCAGGTCAATCAGTTTTTACTATTTCGACTCAAGGAAAAATAA
- a CDS encoding NYN domain-containing protein produces the protein MTEAGLCHCNGGGRPKDRLSIFVDGNNMFYAQQKNGWFFDPRKVLNYFTNDPNIMLINAFWYTGLKDSQDQRGFRDALISLGYTVRTKILKEYYDDSSGRFSQKANLDIEIVVDMFNTVDQYDRVILFSGDGDFERAIELLRSKNTHITVVSTEGMIARELRNATDRYIDLNDIRKDIEKSDY, from the coding sequence ATGACAGAAGCCGGTCTTTGTCATTGTAATGGTGGCGGCCGTCCGAAAGATCGCCTTTCGATTTTTGTGGATGGCAATAATATGTTTTATGCTCAACAAAAAAATGGTTGGTTTTTTGACCCGCGCAAGGTGTTAAATTACTTCACCAACGACCCGAATATTATGTTAATTAATGCCTTTTGGTATACGGGTTTAAAAGATTCCCAAGATCAAAGAGGTTTTCGCGATGCTTTAATTAGTTTGGGTTATACGGTGAGAACAAAAATTTTGAAAGAATATTATGATGATAGTTCCGGTCGTTTTTCCCAGAAAGCTAATTTAGATATCGAAATCGTCGTCGATATGTTTAATACCGTCGATCAATACGATCGAGTCATTTTATTTAGCGGTGATGGCGATTTTGAACGAGCGATCGAACTATTGCGCTCTAAAAATACTCATATTACCGTAGTTTCTACGGAAGGGATGATCGCTAGGGAATTGCGAAATGCCACCGATCGCTATATTGACCTGAATGATATTCGCAAAGATATCGAAAAAAGTGATTATTAA
- a CDS encoding sulfurtransferase, translating into MNPIAPLVSPSWLVTNLDRPDLMVIDCRFQLNDPDLGYQEYLANHIENAFYLHLDRDLSAPVARHGGRHPLPNPPTIAAKLSSLGVISGQTHVIAYDASRFAFASRLWWLLRYLGHEKVSILDGGWQNWLNAGYPVSNQIPVPKTGAFLPQVQEDWVVTIEQVKRHKEQAGVVLIDARESDRYRGEREPIDPIAGHIEGALNYPWLEVTDSQGFSQPQDLQTQRWQERQGDREIILYCGSGVTACVNILSLTLAGYDNVKLYSGGWSDWCSYLI; encoded by the coding sequence ATGAATCCGATCGCGCCCCTCGTTTCTCCTAGTTGGTTAGTGACTAATCTCGATCGCCCCGATCTGATGGTTATTGACTGTCGTTTTCAATTAAATGATCCCGATCTCGGTTATCAAGAGTATTTAGCCAATCACATTGAAAATGCCTTCTATTTACACCTCGATCGCGATTTATCGGCTCCCGTTGCCCGTCATGGCGGACGTCATCCTTTACCGAATCCGCCGACAATAGCCGCCAAATTAAGCTCTCTAGGGGTGATTTCCGGCCAAACCCATGTCATCGCCTACGATGCCTCCCGTTTTGCCTTTGCCAGTCGTCTCTGGTGGTTATTGCGTTATCTGGGCCATGAAAAAGTCAGTATTCTCGATGGTGGTTGGCAAAATTGGTTAAATGCCGGTTATCCCGTCTCTAATCAGATACCTGTGCCGAAAACCGGCGCTTTTCTCCCCCAAGTTCAAGAGGATTGGGTAGTCACAATTGAGCAGGTAAAAAGGCACAAAGAGCAAGCGGGAGTGGTGTTAATTGATGCCAGGGAAAGCGATCGCTATCGGGGTGAAAGGGAACCGATCGATCCGATCGCCGGCCACATCGAGGGGGCGCTGAATTATCCCTGGTTAGAAGTCACCGATAGTCAGGGTTTTTCTCAACCCCAGGACCTGCAAACACAACGTTGGCAAGAGCGGCAAGGCGATCGAGAAATTATCCTCTACTGTGGTTCGGGAGTGACAGCCTGTGTCAATATCCTTTCCCTTACCCTAGCCGGATACGACAATGTTAAGCTATATTCTGGAGGTTGGAGTGATTGGTGTTCCTACCTGATCTAA
- a CDS encoding ATP-binding protein, producing MKISFQVDSDLRSLDTVLKYFEQLEPAGIAQKDWLQCQLALAEGFTNAVRHAHRHLPPEIPIEIEIEISRSRMEIRIWDRGSVFDLEGFIEKNAHLDHSFSGHGQGLPILQKIADQLSYTRSKDQRNCLLIIKQFSRHESDRAPRFS from the coding sequence GTGAAGATTTCTTTTCAGGTAGATAGCGATCTCAGGTCCTTAGATACCGTTTTAAAGTATTTTGAGCAACTCGAACCAGCGGGCATTGCCCAAAAAGACTGGCTCCAGTGTCAGCTTGCTCTTGCCGAAGGTTTTACCAATGCAGTCCGTCACGCTCACCGACACCTCCCCCCCGAAATCCCGATCGAGATCGAAATCGAGATTAGCCGATCCCGGATGGAAATTCGCATCTGGGATCGGGGTTCTGTCTTCGATTTAGAGGGCTTTATCGAGAAAAATGCCCATCTTGACCATAGTTTCTCTGGTCATGGGCAAGGACTGCCGATCCTCCAAAAAATCGCCGATCAACTCAGTTATACTCGCAGCAAAGATCAGCGCAACTGTCTGTTAATTATTAAACAATTTTCCCGCCATGAATCCGATCGCGCCCCTCGTTTCTCCTAG
- a CDS encoding SpoIIE family protein phosphatase, which produces MVRILVIDDDGVIQTFLSRALQKEYEVFVASDGEEGLKQAGQIKPAMIICDWMMPGIDGLEVCRQIKLNPQLSTTFFILLTSLGSVGDRVKGLDAGADDFLCKPIEINELRARVRAGMRLHQLSHDLRAQKQLLEMELAEAAEYVRSLLPEPFISPKLAIDFRFLPSRRLGGDGFDYYWLDNDHLVLYLLDVAGHGLRAALPSLSVINLLRSRGLSQVNYYQPNQVLQGLNQVYQISPRNDKYFTIWYGIYDQKQQQLTYASAGHPPAVLLTQKPFGQMIETRLKAPGFPIGMFPEAEYINQVQSLNFSSSLYLFSDGIYEIDCADGRMWGLENFIQSLRNYHCNSAKNLDNFIEKIQALQFDGNFRDDLSIMQVDFR; this is translated from the coding sequence ATGGTACGAATTCTAGTAATTGATGATGATGGAGTAATTCAAACGTTTTTGAGCCGCGCTTTGCAGAAGGAATACGAGGTTTTTGTTGCCAGTGATGGGGAAGAAGGATTAAAGCAAGCGGGGCAAATAAAACCGGCGATGATTATTTGTGATTGGATGATGCCGGGGATCGATGGGTTGGAAGTTTGCCGGCAAATTAAGCTCAATCCCCAACTGTCAACGACTTTTTTTATCCTCTTAACTTCTTTGGGATCGGTGGGGGATCGGGTGAAGGGATTGGATGCGGGGGCAGATGATTTTTTATGTAAACCGATCGAGATTAATGAGTTAAGAGCGCGCGTGCGGGCGGGAATGCGTTTGCATCAATTAAGTCATGATCTGCGAGCGCAAAAACAATTACTAGAAATGGAGTTAGCGGAAGCTGCGGAATATGTGCGATCGCTGTTACCAGAGCCTTTCATTTCTCCAAAACTTGCTATCGATTTTCGCTTCCTTCCTTCTCGTCGATTGGGGGGGGATGGCTTTGATTATTATTGGTTAGATAATGACCATTTGGTGTTATATCTTTTAGATGTGGCGGGCCATGGTTTGCGAGCGGCTTTACCCTCTCTTTCGGTGATTAATTTACTCCGTTCTCGTGGTTTAAGTCAGGTGAATTACTATCAACCTAATCAGGTTTTACAGGGGTTAAATCAAGTGTATCAAATCAGCCCTAGGAATGATAAATATTTTACTATTTGGTACGGAATTTATGATCAGAAACAACAACAGTTAACCTATGCCAGTGCCGGTCATCCCCCGGCAGTTCTCCTGACTCAAAAACCTTTTGGACAGATGATTGAAACCAGACTGAAAGCCCCCGGTTTTCCCATCGGGATGTTTCCAGAAGCAGAATATATCAATCAGGTTCAATCCCTGAATTTCTCCAGTAGCCTTTATCTTTTTAGCGATGGAATTTACGAGATCGATTGTGCTGATGGTAGGATGTGGGGACTAGAAAACTTTATTCAATCTTTACGAAATTATCACTGTAATTCTGCTAAAAATCTTGATAATTTTATTGAAAAAATTCAAGCTTTACAATTTGATGGTAATTTTAGGGATGATCTTTCGATCATGCAGGTGGATTTTCGTTAA
- a CDS encoding STAS domain-containing protein: MSSSIKVIQPSGILDGNQASEFRQEIAEAVQEGSEVIIVDFKNVTFMDSSGLGALVLSLKTVRSAGGKLLICSINDQIKMLFELTDMDRVFEIFNNREELEQKILGS; the protein is encoded by the coding sequence ATGAGTTCTTCCATCAAAGTTATTCAACCATCCGGTATTTTAGATGGCAACCAAGCCAGCGAATTTCGCCAAGAAATTGCCGAAGCCGTGCAGGAAGGGTCAGAAGTTATTATCGTTGATTTCAAGAATGTCACCTTTATGGATAGTTCTGGTTTAGGGGCGCTAGTTTTATCCTTAAAAACCGTACGTTCTGCGGGGGGTAAACTATTGATCTGCTCGATTAATGATCAGATAAAAATGTTGTTTGAATTGACCGATATGGATCGAGTTTTTGAAATTTTTAATAACCGAGAAGAATTAGAACAAAAAATCCTCGGAAGTTAA
- the crtO gene encoding beta-carotene ketolase CrtO, producing the protein MESYDVILIGAGHNGLVCAAYLLKAGYRVLLLEQRSVPGGAATTEAVIPDLAPDFKFNLCAIDHEFIFLGPVIEELELKRHGLEYLFFDPTVFCPHPSGQYFLSYRSLEKTHAAIAQFCPRDADRYLQFIDYWAQLLNAIGPWFNAPPQDLLRIARNYNSSALASVWKAIGSKKKLLDFIRTMITSPEDVLNEWFESEFVKAPLARLAAEIGAPPSQKGITSGMMMMAMRHSPGVARPRGGTGALTEALVKCVVSLGGVILTEQKVKQILMEEGQAIGVRVDSGQEYLAKAGVISNIDARRVFLQLVAPADVDAADPELRERVERRIVNNNETILKIDCALAEAPRFEAYDHKEEYLQGTILIADSVRHVEQAHALTILGQIPDENPSMYLDVPTILDPSMAPQGKHTLWIEFFAPYQIAGAEGTGLNGTGWTEELKNRVADRVLDKLADYAPNLKSAIIARRVESPAELANRLGSYKGNYYHLDMTLDQMIFLRPLPEIANYKTPIKNLYLTGAGTHPGGSISGMPGRNCAQVFLRDRSTFLQRLFN; encoded by the coding sequence ATGGAAAGTTACGATGTCATCCTCATCGGTGCGGGGCATAATGGTTTAGTTTGTGCCGCCTATCTCCTCAAAGCCGGTTATCGCGTCCTCCTTCTGGAACAGCGTAGCGTACCAGGAGGAGCGGCTACCACAGAAGCGGTTATCCCAGATCTGGCCCCCGATTTTAAGTTTAATCTCTGTGCGATCGATCACGAATTTATCTTTTTAGGACCGGTAATTGAGGAATTGGAGCTAAAACGCCACGGATTAGAGTATTTATTCTTCGATCCTACCGTTTTCTGTCCCCATCCCTCTGGCCAATATTTTCTTTCCTATCGCTCTCTGGAAAAAACTCACGCCGCAATTGCCCAGTTTTGTCCGCGAGATGCCGATCGCTACCTTCAGTTTATCGACTATTGGGCACAGTTGCTGAATGCGATCGGTCCTTGGTTTAACGCTCCGCCCCAAGATTTGCTCAGAATCGCCCGCAATTATAACTCTAGTGCCTTAGCTAGTGTCTGGAAAGCGATCGGCTCGAAAAAGAAACTGCTCGACTTCATCCGCACGATGATTACTTCCCCCGAAGATGTCCTCAATGAGTGGTTTGAGAGCGAATTTGTCAAAGCACCCCTGGCTCGTCTAGCGGCGGAAATTGGCGCTCCTCCCTCCCAAAAAGGCATTACCTCCGGGATGATGATGATGGCGATGCGTCACTCCCCCGGGGTGGCTCGCCCTCGTGGTGGTACGGGCGCACTAACCGAGGCTCTGGTGAAATGTGTTGTCAGTCTCGGTGGGGTAATTTTAACCGAGCAGAAGGTTAAACAGATTCTAATGGAGGAAGGACAAGCGATCGGGGTTAGAGTGGACTCTGGACAAGAATATCTGGCAAAAGCGGGTGTTATCTCTAATATTGACGCTAGACGAGTCTTTTTACAGTTAGTCGCCCCCGCCGATGTGGATGCCGCCGATCCAGAATTGCGAGAAAGGGTAGAACGGCGAATTGTCAATAACAATGAAACAATTCTTAAAATTGATTGCGCCCTCGCCGAAGCACCAAGGTTCGAGGCTTACGATCACAAAGAGGAGTATTTACAGGGAACGATTCTCATCGCCGATTCCGTGCGTCACGTTGAACAGGCCCACGCTTTAACGATTTTGGGGCAGATTCCCGACGAAAATCCCTCGATGTACCTAGATGTACCCACTATTCTCGATCCCTCCATGGCTCCCCAGGGCAAGCATACCCTCTGGATCGAATTTTTTGCCCCCTATCAGATTGCCGGGGCCGAGGGAACAGGATTAAACGGCACGGGATGGACGGAAGAATTAAAAAATCGCGTGGCCGATCGAGTTCTTGATAAACTGGCCGATTATGCCCCAAATCTCAAATCCGCCATTATTGCCCGTCGGGTGGAAAGTCCGGCCGAATTAGCTAATCGTTTGGGTTCCTATAAAGGTAATTACTATCATCTTGATATGACCTTAGATCAGATGATTTTCCTGCGTCCTTTGCCGGAAATAGCTAACTACAAAACCCCAATTAAAAACCTTTATTTAACTGGGGCAGGAACTCACCCCGGCGGCTCAATTTCGGGAATGCCGGGGCGCAATTGCGCTCAGGTTTTCCTGCGGGATCGAAGCACTTTTCTGCAAAGATTATTCAACTAA
- a CDS encoding ABC transporter ATP-binding protein, which translates to MNPKQILLKYTLKHWILVVSSIVIGFVSTVFNGVGAILVIPLLISFINPENDILKNAPQIIKKLLSVFEVFSVDTRFFWMFAAILGILILKHITNFVSNLLGTYLSLIMAKDMRIDSVILLLEVDIDYYVKSKIGDIFNRFMSEINRAVASIRNYINLIKIIATAFMYLVILLSISWQLTILSSVLGGFLVLLNQYFVKRSKKFGEIITVTAKQQTNKLLELLTGIRLIKAVGNERYELESIVEDIEAREKAGLDAQTNNAVIAPLNEIGGVIIIALIIIAGRYLFNEQLQALATILLTYLYVLFRALPIVSQINSARSSLLGDVSAVEVVADFLIRENKPFMSNGSIPYQRLETGIHFDNVQFSYPGHQELVLKGIDLWIPKGKMIALVGASGAGKSTIADLLPRFYDPTAGRILFDGHDLRDYEIKSLRKAMGIVSQDTFLFNNSLRFNIAYGLSDVSDAEILAATKRANAYEFICKLPEGLDTEIGDRGVRLSGGQKQRLAIARALLRDPDILILDEATSALDTISERLVQEAIDELCRERTTLVIAHRLSTVQKAYQIVVLDKGKVAEIGNHEELLAQGGHYARLHALQFSDSKEADSKNREDEQKRKAYLSYEARSSLNSLLGSLRLVSEDLIEDSQEKQEILEESCSSAMRLLHIIEDYEYSSTR; encoded by the coding sequence ATGAATCCTAAGCAAATTCTCCTTAAATATACGCTGAAACACTGGATATTAGTGGTTTCCAGCATTGTTATCGGCTTTGTCAGTACCGTATTTAATGGGGTAGGAGCTATTTTAGTTATCCCTTTGCTAATTTCTTTTATTAATCCCGAAAATGATATCTTAAAAAATGCCCCCCAAATTATCAAAAAGCTGCTCTCCGTTTTCGAGGTTTTCTCGGTCGATACTCGTTTTTTCTGGATGTTTGCGGCGATATTAGGAATTTTAATTCTCAAGCACATTACCAATTTTGTCAGTAATTTGCTAGGCACTTACTTGTCTTTAATTATGGCAAAAGATATGCGAATTGATTCAGTTATTCTGCTGCTAGAAGTGGATATAGATTATTATGTAAAAAGTAAAATAGGAGATATTTTTAATCGTTTCATGTCGGAGATTAATCGGGCTGTAGCATCAATTAGAAATTACATAAACCTGATTAAGATTATCGCTACAGCTTTCATGTACTTAGTTATTTTATTATCAATTTCTTGGCAATTAACTATTCTTTCAAGTGTTTTGGGTGGCTTTTTAGTTCTGCTTAATCAATACTTTGTCAAGAGATCGAAAAAGTTTGGAGAGATTATCACCGTAACGGCTAAACAGCAAACTAATAAACTGTTGGAACTGTTAACGGGAATTCGCCTAATTAAAGCGGTAGGCAATGAGAGATACGAATTAGAATCTATCGTGGAAGATATCGAAGCCCGGGAGAAAGCGGGTTTAGATGCCCAGACTAATAATGCTGTAATCGCTCCGCTCAATGAGATCGGTGGGGTAATTATTATTGCTTTAATTATCATTGCTGGTCGTTATCTTTTTAATGAACAACTTCAAGCTTTAGCGACGATTTTATTAACCTATCTCTATGTACTTTTCCGGGCCCTGCCGATAGTTAGTCAAATTAACAGTGCTAGGAGTAGTCTATTGGGTGATGTTTCCGCAGTAGAGGTGGTAGCGGACTTTCTCATTCGAGAGAATAAACCATTTATGAGCAATGGCTCTATTCCCTATCAAAGATTAGAGACAGGTATTCATTTTGATAACGTCCAATTTTCCTATCCTGGTCATCAAGAATTAGTTCTCAAGGGCATCGATCTTTGGATTCCAAAAGGAAAAATGATCGCTCTTGTTGGTGCTTCGGGGGCGGGAAAATCGACAATTGCTGATTTATTACCACGCTTTTATGATCCTACAGCCGGGAGGATTCTTTTTGACGGTCACGATTTACGGGATTATGAGATCAAATCTCTGAGAAAAGCCATGGGAATAGTCAGTCAAGACACTTTTCTCTTTAATAATTCTCTCCGTTTTAATATTGCCTACGGATTAAGCGATGTGAGTGATGCAGAAATTTTAGCAGCGACAAAAAGGGCGAATGCCTACGAGTTTATCTGCAAACTGCCGGAAGGACTGGATACGGAAATTGGCGATCGGGGAGTGAGACTTTCGGGGGGACAAAAACAAAGATTAGCGATCGCTCGTGCCTTACTGCGAGATCCGGATATTCTCATTCTCGATGAAGCCACCAGTGCTTTGGATACAATTTCTGAGCGTTTAGTACAGGAAGCGATCGATGAACTCTGTCGCGAGCGGACTACTCTTGTGATCGCTCACCGTCTTTCCACAGTTCAAAAAGCCTATCAAATTGTGGTGCTGGACAAGGGAAAAGTGGCAGAAATCGGCAATCATGAGGAATTATTAGCTCAAGGTGGTCATTATGCCCGTTTACACGCTCTGCAATTTAGTGATAGCAAAGAGGCTGACTCTAAGAATAGGGAAGATGAGCAAAAAAGAAAAGCTTATTTATCCTACGAAGCGAGAAGTAGTCTTAATAGTCTTTTAGGTTCTCTGCGTCTAGTATCTGAAGATTTAATCGAAGATTCTCAGGAGAAACAGGAAATTTTAGAAGAATCCTGTAGTTCAGCCATGCGACTTCTCCATATTATCGAAGACTACGAGTATTCCTCGACTCGATAG